One genomic segment of Bacteroides caccae includes these proteins:
- a CDS encoding zinc ribbon domain-containing protein, whose product MRMNHRRMIRYRRHRGYGASALSFVTACWNGLWKETLFSVSSVSSVVSLLLCLFFLSSCHYARPNLSSEEMPQKTKDSLNYLYERHYTWNTNLELTADSILLECLPIKDTYINLYRGDRVVVAEFAVHPADSVDSVWVKLAHTQDEQGWIREVELKRSFVPTDSISQAIHLFSDTHASYFVVIFALFVGVYLLRAFRRKQLQMVYFNDIDSVYPLFLCLLMAFSATVYESMQVFVPDTWEHFYFNPTLSPFKVPFILSVFLLSIWLFVIVSLAVLDDLFRQLTPAAAIFYLLGLMSCCIFCYFFFILMAHIYIGYLFLILFILVFVKKVYWNSRYKYCCGHCGEKLKEKGVCPHCGAINE is encoded by the coding sequence ATGAGAATGAACCACCGCAGAATGATTCGTTACAGACGACACAGAGGATATGGAGCTTCTGCCCTTTCTTTTGTAACTGCCTGTTGGAATGGCTTGTGGAAGGAGACACTTTTCTCTGTATCCTCCGTGTCCTCTGTGGTGAGTTTGCTGTTGTGCTTGTTTTTTCTTTCGTCCTGCCATTATGCCCGCCCCAATCTTTCTTCCGAAGAAATGCCGCAAAAAACGAAGGACTCTTTGAATTACCTTTATGAACGGCACTATACATGGAATACGAATCTGGAGTTAACGGCAGATTCCATTTTGTTGGAGTGCCTGCCTATCAAGGATACGTACATAAATCTTTATCGGGGAGATCGTGTGGTAGTGGCCGAGTTTGCCGTACATCCTGCCGATAGTGTAGATAGCGTTTGGGTGAAGCTGGCACATACGCAGGATGAACAGGGGTGGATACGCGAAGTGGAGTTGAAACGATCTTTTGTCCCTACGGATAGTATTTCTCAGGCCATTCATTTGTTTAGTGATACGCACGCCTCCTATTTCGTGGTTATCTTTGCACTTTTTGTCGGTGTCTATCTACTTCGTGCCTTCCGTCGGAAGCAGTTGCAAATGGTGTATTTCAATGATATTGACAGTGTTTATCCGTTATTCCTGTGTCTGCTAATGGCCTTCAGTGCAACGGTTTATGAATCAATGCAGGTGTTTGTGCCGGACACATGGGAGCATTTCTATTTCAATCCTACTTTGTCGCCTTTTAAAGTTCCTTTTATTCTTTCAGTCTTTTTGTTGAGTATCTGGCTGTTCGTGATAGTCTCTCTGGCAGTGCTTGACGATTTATTCCGGCAGTTGACCCCCGCAGCGGCAATCTTTTATCTGCTGGGACTGATGTCCTGTTGTATATTCTGCTATTTCTTCTTTATTTTAATGGCGCATATATACATAGGTTATTTATTCCTCATCCTTTTTATTCTTGTTTTTGTAAAGAAAGTATATTGGAATAGTCGTTATAAATATTGTTGCGGGCATTGCGGGGAGAAGTTGAAAGAAAAAGGTGTCTGCCCCCATTGCGGAGCAATCAACGAATAA
- a CDS encoding bifunctional 3,4-dihydroxy-2-butanone-4-phosphate synthase/GTP cyclohydrolase II, with protein sequence MEEIKMDRIEDAIADFKEGKFVIVVDDEDRENEGDLIIAAEKITPEKVNFMLKHARGVLCAPVTVSRCKELDLPHQVSDNTSVLGTPFTVTIDKLEGCSTGVSAADRAATIQALADPASTPATFGRPGHINPLYAQEKGVLRRAGHTEATVDMARLAGLYPAGALMEIMSDDGTMARLPELRAMADEHGLKLISIHDLIVYRLKQESIVEKGVEVNMPTEHGAFRLIPFRQKSNGLEHMAIFKGTWNEDEPILVRVHSSCATGDILGSQRCDCGEQLHKAMEMIEKEGKGVVVYLNQEGRGIGLMEKMKAYKLQEDGMDTVDANICLGHLADERDYGVGAQILRELGVHKMRLLTNNPVKRVGLEAYGLEIVENVPVETVPNPYNERYLRTKKERMGHTLHFNK encoded by the coding sequence ATGGAAGAAATTAAAATGGATAGAATAGAAGATGCGATTGCTGACTTCAAAGAAGGCAAGTTTGTTATAGTAGTAGATGATGAAGACCGCGAAAATGAGGGTGACCTGATTATTGCCGCTGAAAAAATAACTCCCGAGAAAGTTAACTTTATGTTGAAACACGCACGTGGAGTACTTTGCGCACCTGTCACAGTATCCCGTTGCAAGGAACTGGATTTGCCGCATCAGGTGAGCGACAATACTTCTGTATTGGGAACTCCTTTTACGGTTACGATTGATAAGTTGGAAGGCTGTTCAACGGGAGTGTCTGCTGCTGACCGTGCCGCTACGATTCAGGCATTGGCTGATCCTGCTTCTACACCGGCCACTTTCGGACGTCCCGGACATATCAATCCGTTGTACGCACAGGAAAAAGGAGTACTTCGCCGTGCCGGACATACAGAGGCAACGGTTGACATGGCACGTTTGGCCGGCCTTTATCCGGCAGGTGCTCTAATGGAAATCATGAGCGATGACGGCACAATGGCCCGTCTTCCCGAACTTCGCGCAATGGCGGACGAACACGGATTGAAACTGATTTCTATTCACGACCTGATAGTCTACCGTCTGAAGCAGGAATCAATTGTAGAAAAAGGGGTAGAAGTAAATATGCCTACCGAACACGGAGCGTTCCGTCTGATCCCTTTCCGTCAGAAATCGAACGGATTGGAACACATGGCTATATTTAAAGGTACATGGAATGAAGATGAACCGATCTTGGTGCGTGTCCATTCGTCCTGTGCTACCGGAGATATTCTCGGTTCACAGCGCTGTGATTGTGGTGAGCAGTTGCATAAAGCAATGGAGATGATTGAAAAAGAAGGAAAAGGTGTCGTTGTTTATCTGAACCAGGAAGGTCGTGGTATCGGTTTAATGGAAAAGATGAAAGCTTATAAACTTCAAGAAGACGGCATGGATACCGTTGACGCTAATATTTGCTTGGGACACCTTGCTGATGAGCGCGATTATGGAGTAGGTGCGCAGATTCTTCGCGAACTGGGGGTACATAAGATGAGACTTTTGACAAATAATCCGGTGAAACGTGTAGGGCTGGAAGCCTATGGATTGGAAATAGTAGAAAATGTACCTGTTGAAACAGTTCCTAACCCGTATAATGAACGATACTTGAGAACAAAGAAAGAAAGAATGGGGCATACATTACATTTTAATAAGTAA
- the metA gene encoding homoserine O-acetyltransferase MetA codes for MPLNLPDKLPAIELLKEENIFVIDTSRATQQDIRPLRIVVLNLMPLKITTETDLVRLLSNTPLQVEISFMKIKSHTSKNTPIEHMKTFYTDFDQMRHEKYDGMIITGAPVEQMDFEEVTYWDEITEIFDWARTHITSTLYICWAAQAGLYHHYGVPKYPLEKKMFGIFEHRVLQPFHSIFRGFDDCFYVPHSRHTEVRREDILKVPELTLLSESKDAGVYMVMARGGREFFVTGHSEYSPLTLDTEYRRDRDKGLPIEIPRNYYVDDDPDKGPLVRWRAHANLLFSNWLNYFVYQETPYNINDIE; via the coding sequence ATGCCTTTAAATTTACCCGACAAACTCCCTGCGATAGAGCTATTGAAGGAAGAAAATATTTTCGTGATTGACACTTCCCGTGCTACGCAACAGGACATCCGTCCGTTGAGGATTGTAGTTCTGAACCTGATGCCGTTGAAGATTACGACAGAAACAGACTTGGTGCGGCTGCTTTCGAATACACCTCTTCAGGTAGAGATCTCCTTTATGAAGATCAAGAGCCATACCTCCAAGAATACGCCGATAGAGCACATGAAAACGTTCTATACCGATTTCGACCAGATGCGTCACGAGAAGTACGATGGTATGATTATTACCGGTGCTCCTGTGGAACAGATGGATTTCGAGGAGGTGACTTATTGGGATGAGATTACCGAAATCTTTGATTGGGCACGTACGCACATCACATCCACCTTATATATATGTTGGGCTGCGCAAGCCGGATTGTATCATCATTACGGTGTGCCCAAATATCCGTTGGAGAAGAAGATGTTCGGTATTTTCGAGCACCGGGTACTACAACCTTTCCATTCTATCTTCCGTGGTTTCGACGATTGCTTCTATGTGCCGCATAGCCGTCATACAGAGGTGAGGAGAGAAGATATTCTGAAAGTTCCGGAGCTGACTTTGCTTTCCGAATCGAAAGATGCAGGCGTATATATGGTAATGGCTCGCGGCGGACGTGAATTTTTCGTGACCGGACATTCGGAGTATTCTCCGCTGACACTGGATACCGAATACCGTCGTGATCGGGATAAAGGCTTGCCAATAGAAATACCTCGTAATTATTACGTAGACGATGATCCCGATAAAGGCCCCTTGGTACGTTGGCGTGCTCATGCCAACTTGTTGTTCTCCAACTGGCTGAACTATTTTGTTTATCAGGAAACGCCTTACAACATTAATGATATTGAATGA
- a CDS encoding DUF3857 domain-containing protein yields MRKQLSVTLACFLLTSATALAQSWKSYENTAKGKTYETSDYVTLLDSTLVSVQPTGQGSFAVCKVIKVQTPRGAVANRVIKYDYDPLTAYAEFKRVTVYRANGKVDELDVKKTCDYAAPARAIYWGARQIMLEIGALQPGDVVDYEIAKKGFTYALLGAGDEDDSRFIPPMRGQFYDIVPFWSAAPTVRKVYKVAVPMEKELQFQFYQGECASSMRYENNSKVYTFAMDNVMPFGREPNMVDLFDAAPKLMMSSTPQWKDKSLWFNKVNEDYGSFAPLPEAQKKVDELIKGKKTEMEKIAVLTHWVADNIRYAGISMGKGEGFTLHNTKMNYTDRCGVCKDIAGTLISFLRMAGFEAYPAMTMAGSRVESIPADHFNHCVAVVKLSNGTYMPLDPTWVPFCRELWSSAEQQQNYLPGVPEGSDLCITPVSAPENHYVRIKADNRLDADGTLRGTFTLTAEGQSDSNIRRIFTTGFRSEWKNTMESQLLAISPKAKLLSVDYGKNPKDYQAAPIKITFRYEIPDYALKGEKEMFFRPLVMNNLYNQVRSYLRIDTSLKERKYGFKDGCSRLVELDETIQLPAGYKLANADKNETMQGTGADFEGSLAQQGNKVLLHNKLALKKRVYEAADWDSFRNAVNAHKAYGEYLVIKK; encoded by the coding sequence ATGAGAAAACAACTATCAGTTACATTAGCTTGTTTCCTTCTTACTTCGGCTACGGCGCTCGCTCAAAGCTGGAAATCTTATGAAAATACTGCGAAGGGAAAGACTTATGAAACATCCGATTACGTGACATTGCTGGATAGCACGTTGGTATCTGTCCAACCTACCGGGCAAGGCTCGTTTGCTGTGTGTAAAGTGATTAAAGTACAGACTCCGAGAGGGGCAGTGGCTAACCGGGTAATTAAATACGATTATGACCCTCTGACCGCCTATGCCGAGTTTAAGCGTGTAACCGTCTATCGTGCCAATGGCAAGGTTGACGAACTGGATGTAAAGAAAACCTGTGATTATGCTGCTCCTGCCCGGGCTATTTACTGGGGAGCGAGACAAATAATGCTCGAAATCGGCGCTTTGCAACCCGGTGATGTTGTGGATTATGAGATAGCCAAGAAGGGGTTCACTTATGCGTTGCTTGGAGCCGGTGATGAAGACGATTCTCGTTTTATCCCGCCTATGCGCGGGCAATTTTATGATATTGTTCCTTTCTGGAGCGCTGCCCCCACCGTGCGTAAAGTTTATAAAGTAGCTGTTCCTATGGAGAAAGAACTGCAATTCCAGTTCTATCAGGGGGAATGTGCTTCGTCCATGCGTTATGAAAATAATAGCAAGGTATACACTTTTGCCATGGATAATGTAATGCCTTTCGGCAGAGAGCCGAATATGGTGGATCTTTTCGATGCAGCTCCCAAATTGATGATGTCTTCCACTCCTCAATGGAAAGACAAATCTTTGTGGTTCAACAAAGTGAATGAAGACTATGGTAGTTTTGCCCCACTGCCCGAAGCGCAGAAAAAAGTGGATGAACTGATAAAAGGCAAGAAGACCGAAATGGAAAAGATTGCCGTGCTGACTCATTGGGTGGCTGATAATATCCGTTATGCCGGTATATCCATGGGAAAAGGAGAGGGCTTTACACTTCACAATACCAAGATGAACTATACCGACCGTTGCGGAGTCTGTAAAGACATAGCGGGTACACTGATTTCTTTCCTGCGCATGGCCGGTTTCGAAGCCTATCCGGCTATGACAATGGCGGGTAGCCGTGTGGAAAGCATTCCTGCCGACCATTTTAATCACTGTGTGGCAGTGGTGAAGTTGAGCAACGGAACATACATGCCACTCGATCCTACCTGGGTTCCTTTCTGTCGCGAACTATGGAGCAGTGCCGAACAGCAGCAGAACTATCTGCCGGGTGTGCCCGAAGGTTCTGATTTGTGTATCACTCCGGTTTCAGCTCCCGAAAATCATTATGTGCGTATCAAAGCCGATAACCGCTTGGATGCAGACGGTACTTTGCGCGGTACTTTCACTCTTACCGCCGAGGGGCAGAGTGACAGTAATATCCGCCGTATCTTTACTACCGGATTCCGGAGCGAATGGAAAAATACAATGGAAAGCCAGCTTTTAGCCATATCTCCCAAAGCTAAATTGCTGAGCGTAGACTACGGCAAGAATCCTAAAGACTATCAGGCAGCACCTATTAAAATCACTTTCCGTTATGAAATACCGGACTATGCATTGAAAGGTGAGAAGGAGATGTTCTTCCGTCCGTTGGTGATGAATAACCTTTATAATCAGGTACGCTCTTATTTGCGTATCGATACTTCACTGAAAGAGCGTAAGTATGGTTTTAAAGATGGATGTTCGCGTTTGGTTGAACTGGATGAAACGATTCAACTTCCGGCAGGATACAAGCTGGCGAATGCCGATAAGAATGAGACAATGCAAGGTACGGGAGCCGATTTTGAAGGTTCATTGGCGCAGCAAGGAAACAAAGTGCTGCTTCACAACAAACTGGCTTTGAAGAAACGTGTTTATGAGGCTGCTGATTGGGATAGTTTCCGTAATGCTGTGAATGCGCACAAAGCGTATGGTGAATATTTAGTGATTAAAAAGTAG
- a CDS encoding pyridoxal phosphate-dependent aminotransferase — translation MNQLSDRLNSLSPSATLAMSQKSNELKAQGVDVINLSVGEPDFNTPDHIKEAAKKAVDDNFSRYSPVPGYPALRNAIVEKLKKENGLEYTAAQISCANGAKQSVCNAILVLVNPGDEVIVPAPYWVSYPEMVKLAEGTPVIVSAGIEQDFKITPEQLEAAITPKTKALILCSPSNPTGSVYSKEELAGLAAVLAKHPQVIVLADEIYEHINYIGAHQSIAQFPEMKERTVIVNGVSKAYAMTGWRIGFIAGPEWIVKACNKLQGQYTSGPCSVSQKAAEAAYTGTQEPVKEMQKAFERRRDLIVKLAKEVPGFEVNVPQGAFYLFPKCSYFFGKSNGKRKIENSDDLAMYLLEDAHVACVGGTSFGAPECIRMSYATSDENIVEAIRRIKEALAKLK, via the coding sequence ATGAATCAATTATCAGATCGTTTGAACAGCTTGTCGCCCTCGGCGACGCTTGCCATGTCGCAAAAGAGCAATGAGCTTAAGGCACAAGGCGTTGATGTTATTAACTTAAGTGTAGGAGAACCGGATTTCAATACTCCTGACCACATCAAGGAAGCTGCTAAAAAAGCCGTTGATGATAACTTTTCTCGTTATTCTCCGGTACCGGGTTATCCGGCTTTGCGCAATGCTATTGTTGAGAAACTGAAAAAAGAGAACGGTCTGGAATATACAGCTGCTCAGATTTCATGTGCGAATGGTGCAAAACAATCAGTTTGTAACGCAATCCTCGTACTGGTTAATCCGGGTGACGAAGTAATTGTGCCGGCTCCTTATTGGGTGAGTTATCCTGAAATGGTGAAACTGGCGGAAGGTACTCCCGTGATTGTTTCTGCCGGCATCGAACAGGATTTCAAAATTACACCGGAACAATTGGAAGCTGCTATTACTCCGAAGACAAAGGCATTGATTCTTTGCTCTCCGTCGAATCCGACAGGGTCTGTATATAGTAAGGAAGAATTGGCAGGACTGGCTGCTGTATTGGCAAAACATCCTCAGGTGATAGTGCTTGCTGACGAGATTTACGAACATATCAATTATATCGGTGCACACCAGAGCATTGCACAGTTCCCGGAAATGAAGGAACGTACAGTGATTGTGAACGGTGTATCCAAGGCTTATGCCATGACAGGCTGGAGAATAGGTTTCATCGCCGGTCCGGAATGGATTGTAAAAGCTTGCAATAAGTTGCAGGGACAATACACTTCAGGTCCTTGTTCCGTATCTCAAAAAGCAGCTGAGGCAGCCTATACAGGTACGCAGGAACCGGTGAAAGAAATGCAGAAAGCTTTCGAACGTCGTCGTGACCTGATTGTGAAGTTGGCTAAGGAAGTTCCGGGATTTGAAGTGAACGTGCCGCAAGGTGCTTTTTACCTGTTCCCGAAATGTAGCTACTTCTTTGGAAAGAGCAACGGTAAACGTAAGATTGAAAATTCGGACGACTTGGCAATGTACTTGCTTGAAGATGCTCACGTGGCTTGTGTAGGCGGTACTTCATTCGGTGCTCCTGAATGTATCCGTATGAGCTATGCTACAAGTGACGAAAACATTGTAGAAGCTATTCGCCGTATTAAAGAAGCGTTGGCTAAGTTGAAATAA
- a CDS encoding peptidase U32 family protein, translating into MIKQRKIELLAPAKNLECGIEAINHGADAVYIGAPKFGARAAAVNSLEDIEALVKHAHLYNARIYVTVNTILKEEELQETEEMIHALYRIGVDALIVQDMGITQLNLPPIPLHASTQMDNRTPEKVKFLKEAGFRQVVLARELSLREIKKIHDTCPEVPLEVFVHGALCVSYSGQCYVSQACFGRSANRGECAQFCRLPFSLVDSDGKVMVKDKHLLSLKDLNQSDELEQLLDAGASSFKIEGRLKDVSYVKNVTATYRQKLDAIFARRQEYVRASSGTCRFDFRPQLDKSFSRGFTHYFLHGRDKEIFSFDTPKSLGEEMGTMKEARGNYLTVAGLKSFNNGDGVCYIDEQGRLQGFRINRVDGNKLYPQEMPQIKPRTRLYRNFDQEFERILSRKSAERKLSVSILLADNNFGFSLTLTDEDDNSVTLSLPREKELARTPQTDHLRTQLAKLGNTPFEAEKIEISFADNWFLPSSVLADFRRQAVEKLIAARRINYHQERAVWKPTNHAFPQTALTYLGNVMNTRAASFYQEHGVQQIAGAYEKERVEDAVLMFCKHCLRYSMGWCPIHQRVRSPYREPYFLVSNDGKRFRLEFDCKNCQMKVKAAQ; encoded by the coding sequence ATGATAAAGCAGCGTAAGATAGAACTTCTGGCTCCCGCAAAAAACTTGGAGTGCGGAATTGAAGCCATAAATCATGGGGCGGACGCCGTATATATCGGTGCACCCAAATTCGGTGCCCGTGCAGCGGCTGTAAACTCTTTGGAAGATATTGAAGCACTGGTAAAACATGCCCATTTGTATAATGCCCGCATTTATGTTACTGTCAATACGATTCTGAAAGAAGAAGAATTGCAGGAGACGGAAGAGATGATTCATGCTTTGTACCGGATAGGTGTGGATGCATTGATTGTGCAGGATATGGGGATTACGCAGTTGAATCTTCCGCCGATACCGCTTCATGCCAGTACGCAAATGGATAATCGCACGCCGGAGAAGGTTAAGTTTTTGAAGGAGGCCGGTTTCCGTCAGGTGGTTCTGGCTCGGGAATTATCGTTGCGTGAGATAAAAAAGATACATGATACTTGCCCGGAAGTTCCTTTGGAAGTATTTGTACATGGGGCTCTTTGTGTCAGTTATAGCGGGCAGTGCTATGTCAGCCAGGCTTGTTTCGGGCGTAGCGCCAACCGGGGAGAGTGTGCGCAGTTTTGCCGTTTGCCTTTCAGTCTGGTAGATTCGGATGGGAAAGTGATGGTCAAGGATAAACACCTGCTCTCATTAAAAGACTTGAACCAGAGTGATGAGTTAGAACAGTTGTTGGATGCGGGAGCTTCCTCATTTAAGATAGAAGGCCGGTTGAAAGATGTATCTTACGTGAAGAACGTCACGGCTACTTATCGGCAGAAACTGGATGCTATCTTTGCCCGTCGTCAGGAATATGTACGGGCCTCTTCAGGGACTTGCCGCTTTGACTTCCGGCCGCAACTCGACAAGAGTTTCAGTCGGGGATTTACCCATTATTTTCTGCATGGCCGTGATAAGGAAATCTTCTCTTTCGATACACCGAAATCTTTGGGAGAAGAAATGGGCACGATGAAAGAGGCACGTGGAAACTATTTGACTGTTGCCGGATTGAAATCATTCAATAACGGCGACGGTGTCTGCTATATTGACGAGCAAGGGCGTTTGCAGGGCTTCCGTATCAATCGTGTCGACGGCAACAAGCTCTATCCGCAGGAAATGCCGCAAATCAAGCCGCGCACCAGACTTTACCGTAACTTTGACCAGGAATTTGAACGTATACTTTCCCGTAAGTCGGCCGAAAGAAAGCTGTCCGTAAGTATATTACTGGCCGATAATAACTTCGGCTTTTCTCTGACACTGACAGATGAAGATGATAATAGTGTGACACTTTCTCTTCCCCGTGAAAAGGAACTGGCACGGACGCCGCAAACGGATCATTTGAGGACTCAGCTTGCCAAACTGGGCAATACGCCTTTCGAAGCGGAGAAGATAGAAATCTCCTTTGCAGATAACTGGTTCCTGCCGTCTTCCGTATTGGCAGATTTCCGTCGTCAGGCAGTGGAAAAACTGATAGCTGCCCGCCGGATTAATTATCATCAGGAACGCGCTGTATGGAAACCGACCAACCATGCTTTTCCGCAAACCGCATTGACGTATTTGGGAAATGTGATGAATACCCGTGCCGCCTCTTTTTATCAGGAACATGGCGTACAACAGATTGCCGGGGCTTATGAAAAAGAACGGGTGGAAGATGCGGTACTGATGTTCTGCAAACATTGTTTGCGGTATAGTATGGGTTGGTGTCCCATTCATCAACGCGTGCGGTCGCCTTATAGAGAACCCTATTTCCTGGTGTCGAATGACGGAAAGCGGTTCCGTCTTGAGTTCGATTGCAAGAATTGTCAAATGAAAGTAAAAGCAGCGCAATGA
- a CDS encoding MATE family efflux transporter, translating into MINKYEERLGTERMLPLIFKMALPAVAAQFVNLLYSIVDRVYIGHIPGIGTDALAGVGVTTSLIILISSFSAIVGGGGAPLAAIALGQGDRVRAGKILGNGFVLLILFTLLTSFIAYTFMEPILLFTGASANTLEYAVDYLSIYLLGTIFVEISTGLNSFINAQGRPAIAMFSVLIGALLNIILDPIFIFGFNMGVKGAALATVLSQACSAAWVLTFLFSKRASLPLEKPYMKLDRKIILSILALGVSPFIMASTESLVGFVLNSSLKEFGDIYISALTILQSAMQFASVPLTGFAQGFVPIISYNYGHGDKQRVKECFRIVLITMFSFNLLLMLFMILFPSTVASAFTSDERLIETVRWTMPVFLGGMTIFGLQRACQNMFVALGQARISIFIALLRKAILLIPLALILPHFMGVTGVYAAEAISDATAAICCTLLFFWQFPKILGKIQGNTLRTS; encoded by the coding sequence ATGATAAATAAATACGAAGAACGGCTGGGGACGGAACGTATGTTGCCGCTCATCTTTAAAATGGCACTTCCCGCAGTAGCTGCGCAGTTCGTCAATCTGCTTTATAGCATTGTCGATCGTGTATATATCGGACATATTCCGGGCATCGGAACCGATGCGCTTGCCGGTGTCGGAGTGACTACTTCCCTCATTATTTTGATTTCCTCTTTTTCTGCGATTGTCGGTGGCGGTGGTGCGCCGTTAGCCGCCATTGCGCTCGGGCAGGGAGATCGTGTGCGTGCCGGTAAAATATTGGGAAATGGTTTCGTCCTTCTGATATTATTTACCTTGCTTACGTCTTTTATCGCATATACATTTATGGAACCCATTCTCCTTTTCACGGGAGCTTCGGCGAATACATTGGAGTATGCCGTGGATTATCTTTCCATTTATCTGCTGGGTACTATATTTGTAGAAATATCGACAGGACTGAACAGCTTTATTAATGCACAAGGGCGTCCTGCCATTGCTATGTTTTCCGTTCTGATCGGTGCTTTGCTGAATATTATCCTTGACCCTATCTTCATCTTTGGGTTTAATATGGGCGTGAAAGGAGCAGCTTTGGCCACAGTGCTTTCACAGGCTTGCAGTGCGGCCTGGGTACTGACTTTCCTTTTTTCCAAACGCGCCTCTCTGCCTTTGGAGAAACCTTATATGAAACTGGACAGAAAAATAATCCTTTCCATATTGGCTTTGGGAGTTTCTCCGTTCATTATGGCGAGCACGGAGAGCTTGGTCGGGTTTGTGCTTAATAGCAGCCTGAAAGAGTTCGGAGACATCTACATCAGTGCATTGACAATTCTGCAGAGTGCGATGCAGTTTGCCAGTGTACCACTGACCGGATTCGCACAGGGATTTGTTCCGATAATAAGCTATAACTATGGGCACGGCGATAAGCAGCGTGTAAAAGAATGCTTCCGTATTGTGCTGATAACCATGTTCTCTTTCAACCTGTTATTAATGCTTTTCATGATTCTGTTTCCTTCAACGGTAGCTTCCGCGTTTACGAGTGACGAAAGACTGATTGAAACAGTCCGTTGGACGATGCCTGTATTTTTGGGCGGTATGACTATTTTCGGATTGCAGCGTGCCTGCCAGAATATGTTTGTAGCGTTAGGACAGGCTCGGATTTCTATTTTCATTGCTTTGTTGCGTAAGGCAATACTGTTGATTCCGCTGGCATTGATATTGCCGCATTTTATGGGAGTGACAGGTGTATATGCGGCTGAAGCTATATCCGACGCGACAGCGGCGATATGTTGTACGTTGTTGTTCTTTTGGCAATTTCCCAAGATATTGGGAAAGATTCAGGGGAATACACTACGCACGAGTTAA
- a CDS encoding GNAT family N-acetyltransferase, which produces MKIRATELKDLPRVMEIYDYSRAFMRTNGNVTQWIGGYPSEALIRQEIEDGHSFVCMDGQGEILGTFCFILGEDPTYQHIYEGNWLNDEPYGVIHRLATNGKRKGVSDACLNWCFEQWGNIRVDTHQDNKVMQHILTKYGFQRCGIIYVKNGTERIAYQKKLIKQL; this is translated from the coding sequence ATGAAAATCAGAGCTACCGAACTAAAAGATCTTCCTAGAGTCATGGAGATATATGATTATTCCCGTGCCTTTATGCGTACAAACGGAAATGTAACTCAATGGATTGGCGGCTATCCGTCCGAAGCGTTGATTCGTCAGGAAATAGAAGACGGCCATAGCTTTGTCTGTATGGACGGTCAGGGGGAAATCTTGGGAACTTTTTGTTTTATTTTAGGTGAAGATCCTACCTACCAGCATATTTATGAAGGGAACTGGCTCAATGACGAACCGTATGGCGTGATCCACCGTTTAGCAACAAACGGTAAACGGAAAGGAGTATCAGATGCCTGCCTGAACTGGTGTTTTGAACAATGGGGCAATATTCGTGTCGATACACATCAGGACAATAAAGTGATGCAGCATATTCTGACAAAATACGGCTTTCAGCGCTGCGGCATTATTTATGTGAAGAACGGAACAGAACGTATTGCTTATCAGAAAAAACTTATTAAACAGTTATAA
- a CDS encoding DUF362 domain-containing protein: MAYVISDDCIACGTCIDECPVEAISEGDIYSINPDVCTDCGTCADVCPSEAIHPAE, encoded by the coding sequence ATGGCTTACGTAATTAGTGACGATTGTATTGCTTGCGGAACTTGTATCGACGAGTGTCCGGTAGAAGCTATCTCTGAAGGTGATATCTATTCTATCAACCCGGATGTATGTACTGACTGTGGTACTTGTGCAGATGTTTGTCCGTCTGAAGCAATTCACCCGGCTGAATAA